The DNA region ctgtaagtatttttggttagaataagtatacaagtttgtactttttcactatagaaaatctgtgaaaaatggcaaaaacatcaaaatttggataattgaccgttgtcatggcaacggaggctaaaaattaaaatgaatgttgtagatatgctttttattgaaatgtctattcatggtaaaaatttgagagaaatccatttttttacatctgccaccaaatctttgatttttacagacaatggctcttaattgttttcatgttttacaaataatataccactacacacagtaaaacattgcgatttaatactttgttgaaactatcaccgtcatagtcgattgaaatagtacagtacatgtaacgatacatcactacaacgtgtatatgtttatataatgtaaaacaatttgtgaaaaccacctctattcgggggaaaatcataaattcgatttaatcgtcaataaatatttaattatctaactcaacttaattagtaggcctaatggttttcaattgtttcttagagccaattcatacttaagttggttcctaccctacccaccaaagttgttctgcgtttagggcatgtgatgtaccgtaggcctatcctctactggttttacaacgctactcatgccagtgagggaagggtgatgatgtgggtggtttaactgcaataataaagatgtgtacataatatacggcgagtgaaaacgctagctcataatatccgtttaaaaaaaattatatccaacctctgcagcacagattgaaaaaaaaatggatcgaatttctgttatgagtatacagtacttgcctttacgacgcctgtggaacagagattggaatgttccattcatcgcaaatcaatacatttgtataaacgtatatattatattaaatctatcaaaatagtattttttaaagaaaatcggcctgtcttcaacattatgatgctgtactcgagctgttccaCCGGTTTTCagacattaaaaacaattattgtaggaggagataggaaaatgcgaagcatcctcgcattattgtctgcgggtatttttcaagacggacatccattaaaaaaaacacccctatttgaggcaaatcgttgaacctaaattcgttttaatcgtcaataactaattatcgaactcaatttaattagtaaacagggttacatcaggtggttaaaatcagtaccaaaagtacgaaccaactttatataccattgagaaaacattctagaaataacgcgcgatttaccgaattttgcccttacgtaaatttactTTGAAGCACTCGCTTTGCTCGCGTACCAtcaggtcgtgcccacagatggttctcgaatatacagtaatttcagcgtaacataactggcgatttcaaatgtacgtaccgcaggactataatacattgtcgtttacagaaacgaataaataggcacgctgatttatgtagtcaactaaaattagcaccctgggaattacttccgaaggagaaacttatcacaaaatgagtccaaattttttatttggactcatttaaagaaacccaatttgtgttttgtatgtaacattagggttgagggatgggaaagcggataggtacaaagaggaacattttttcaatatattctttatccactcagtaacgaaatatttttttcatgttgtataggcctatattctataaataatatacctctaaatacagtaaaacatttgcgatttaatactttgttaaactgtcactgtcataatcgattgaaatattaaagtacatgtcacgatacaccactacgacgtttatattattggtaattattaattaatacaaacgttgagaaggaacagtcagtataaagtttatttgtataataataatgtgtttatatatctaacagtagagcctatccacaatgtcagtaataaagtttatttgtatatatttttatattacatctaatcTAATCtataataggtatttacagtattgtcaaagtattgcaagtttattctcaaagggcccatatatttacctaccgtatgtgttaaaccaagggctcataaatttacctacttgtgttaaaccaaactttggcagactgagagattgggatgttccattcatcgcaaatcaatacatttgtataatcgtatattaaatctatcaaaatagtattttttaaagaaaatcggcctgtcttcaacattatgatggtgtactctagctgttcaaccggttttcagctattaaaaacaattatcgtaggaggagataggaaaatgcgaagcctcctcgcatttttgtggcgggtatttttcaaaatggcatccattagacagtgtataccacgatcggaaaacacccctatttggggcaaatctttgaacctaaattcgttttaatcgtcaataactaattatctaacttaatttaattagtaaacagggttacatcaggtggttaaaatcagtaccgaaagtacgagcCAACtgtacataccatcgagtaaacattctagaagtaaggcgcgatttaccgaattttgcccttacgtaaatttatatatagatattgaAAATAGGGTTTTATTGCATGTTACAAATAAGGGTTTAAATTACTGAAATATATCACTTATGTTGTCAACTCGTGATATTTTCTTTGCATGTTTTCGTCGATAAACTCCATTGTCTTTGTTCCTTGCTTCTTGAGCCTCTTCGCTCACCACACCTATCGCTAATACAGAACACGAAATGATTGATAACTAGAAGAACATGTACACTCACTGGCATTTTATACCGTGGATAgagttatatataataaaactcTGCTGTTTTTCGGCAGTAGTCCCAAATTGTAAAGCCCGCAAATTTCAGCGAAAATCTCCTTTTCCTGGAAAGCTCTGCAAACTGTGTTGCCATCGTTTTCTTAAACCTTGTTTAGGGTAATCTACCTTCAGTCCTATTTCTTCTTTAAACCGTTCGTGTATTTTTTTTCACTATTAGACGAAATACGCCACTTTTTTACTGGCATTCTGTACCCAATATGAATTAGCATTTCAAAGCACCTACTCCATTTGTGTAGTGGCTTCTTCGCTTAAAGATGGGAGTCATTAAACTGTTTTTGAGTAGCTCCACATATATAACATCGCATTGATTACTTGGTTTCAGTCAAATCATTCACGACCTTTTTGTCAATCATGGTGAATTGTAAATTGTAGTGTATTTAGATGTTGTCTTTTCTGTTTTCATCTGGAGCCAGTTCATAGTTAATATCAAATCATATTTTCGTTGGTTGCAGCTTCTTTATCtcatcttaataataataataataataataataataataataataataaatgaaaacttatatagcgccggtatcctccacccatgtggcgctcatggcgctttgtgcattaacaacgtgcgagaacatcagcgaatagcgacgtctttaggttggtcttgaaactgtttagactagttgagcatttaactgttgctggtaagctgttccatacacttgcgaccgcaacgtaaaaagatctctgaccccactgatttttcgctctacgctcttgaagaaggttttgtgacaatgatcgtaggcctctgcgggatgattcgtaacgatccacaaggtcagataaataagcaggagcactatcatttaggatcttgaatacaaacaacgcaagtttgtacttaatacaaTCTTATATCTTATATATAACCTTGAACATATTCATTCTCTACCTGTAAGAGTTGAGTCGTTTCTTTCTTGAATTACAGGTGTATAGGTCGGCAAAATCGCGAGGAAGtatctttttaaattttcaactACTTCTGtaatttcttcttttctttcctGAACAATTCGAAGTGCAGTTTGGTCCAGCAGGCTTTGAAGGGGTACTCTTGCCGAATCTTCTTTAAGAATTTATCGGTATTTTTGGGCTATATTTGGTGACTTTTAACCCCAAAATAAAGCAATAatgaaaattttattttacttccTAATATGATTAATAACAGACAACAATTCCATGCAGTATGAAATCCATTgcttttttctagaaaaaataaCAGCGAATTTAACAAAACTGTTCTTTTTGCTCATTTTAAGTGAAATGTCATGGTTTCTTCCAGTTTCCATGGTTACAAGACActataaaatttacaaaatataaatttattagtggatttatataatttaagatgTCTTCTTTCTAACCCAATATTAAAAATTTGGATTGCCACATTTACCAATTTGGACTTTTGGCACACTTTGAATTGATTCTGGCCCATTGTGCAAcggtgcgcttacgtccttgcattgtgtcctagctagtagaccaagcttacgtccttgcattgtgtcctagctagtagaccaagcttacgtccttgcattgtgtcctagctagtagaccaagcttacgtccttgcattgtgtcctagctagtagaccaagcttacgtccttgcattgtgtcctagctagtagacggtgcgcttacgtccttgcattgtgtcctagctagtagaccaagcttacgtccttgcattgtgtcctagctagtagacggtgcgcttacgtccttgcattgtgtcctagctagtagaccaagcttacgtccttgcattgtgtcctagatagtagaccaagcttacgtccttgcattgtgtcctagctagtagaccaagcttacgtccttgcattgtgtcctagctagtagaccaagcttacgtccttgcattgtgtcctagctagtagaccaagcttacgtccttgcattgtgtcctagctagtagaccaagcttacgtccttgcattgtgtcctagctagtagaccaagcttacgtccttgcattgtgtcctagctagtagaccaagcttacgtccttgcattgtgtcctagctagtagaccaagcttacgtccttgcattgtgtcctagctagtagaccaagcttacgtccttgcattgtgtcctagctagtagaccaagcttacgtctttgcattgtgtcctagctagtagaccaagcttacgtccttgcattgtgtcctagctagtagaccaagcttacgtccttgcattgtgtcctagctagtagaccaagcttacgtccttgcattgtgtcctagctagtagaccaagcttacgtccttgcattgtgtcctagctagtagaccaagcttacgtccttgcattgtgtcctagctagtagaccaagcttacgtccttgcattgtgtcctagctagtagaccaagcttacgtccttgcattgtgtcctagctagtagaccaagcttacgtccttgcattgtgtcctagctagtagaccaagcttacgtccttgcattgtgtcctagctagtagaccaagcttacgtccttgcattgtgtcctagctagtagaccaagcttacgtccttgcattgtgtcctagctagtagaccaagcttacgtccttgcattgtgtcctagctagtagaccaagcttacgtccttgcattgtgtcctagctagtagaccaagcttacgtccttgcattgtgtcctagctagtagaccaagcttacgtcctagcattgtgtcctagctagtagaccaagcttacgtccttgcattgtgtcctagctagtagaccaagcttacgtcctagcattgtgtcctagctagtagaccaagcttacgtccttgcattgtgtcctagctagtagaccaagcttacgtccttgcattgtgtcctagctagtagacctagcttacgtccttgcattgtgtcctagctagtagaccaagcttacgtccttgcattgtgtcctagctagtagaccaagcttacgtccttgcattgtgtcctagctagtagaccaagcttacgtccttgcattgtgtcctagctagtagaccaagcttacgtccttgcattgtgtcctagctagtagaccaagcttacgtccttgcattgtgtcctagctagtagaccaagcttacgtccttgcattgtgtcctagctagtagaccaagcttacgtccttgcattgtgtcctagctagtagaccaagcttacgtccttgcattgtgtcctagctagtagaccaagcttacgtccttgcattgtgtcctagctagtagaccaagcttacgtccttgcattgtgtcctagctagtagaccaagcttacgtccttgcattgtgtcctagctagtagaccaagcttacgtccttgcattgtgtcctagctagtagaccaagcttacgtccttgcattgtgtcctagctagtagaccaagcttacgtccttgcattgtgtcctagctagtagacctagcttacgtccttgcattgtgtcctagctagtagaccaagcttacgtccttgcattgtgtcctagctagtagaccaagcttacgtccttgcattgtgtcctagctagtagaccaagcttacgtccttgcattgtgtcctagatagtagaccaagcttacgtccttgcattgtgtcctagctagtagaccaagcttacgtccttgcattgtgtcctagctagtagaccaagcttacgtccttgcattgtgtcctagctagtagaccaagcttacgtccttgcattgtgtcctagctagtagaccaagcttacgtccttgcattgtgtcctagctagtagaccaagcttacgtccttgcattgtgtcctagctagtagaccaagcttacgtccttgcattgtgtcctagctagtagaccaagcttacgtccttgcattgtgtcctagctagtagaccaagcttacgtccttgcattgtgtcctagctagtagaccaagcttacgtccttgcattgtgtcctagctagtagaccaagcttacgtccttgcattgtgtcctagctagtagaccaagcttacgtccttgcattgtgtcctagctagtagaccaagcttacgtcctagcattgtgtcctagctagtagaccaagcttacgtccttgcattgtgtcctagctagtagaccaagcttacgtccttgcattgtgtcctagctagtagaccaagcttacgtccttgccttgtgtcctagctagtagaccaagcttacgtccttgcattgtgtcctagctagtagaccaagcttacgtccttgcattgtgtcctagctagtagaccaagcttacgtccttgcattgtgtcctagctagtagaccaagcttacgtccttgcattgtgtcctagctagtagaccaagcttacgtccttgcattgtgtcctagctagtagaccaagcttacgtccttgcattgtgtcctagctagtagaccaagcttacgtccttgcattgtgtcctagctagtagaccaagcttacgtccttgcattgtgtcctagctagtagaccaagcttacgtcctagcattgtgtcctagctagtagaccaagcttacgtccttgcattgtgtcctagctagtagaccaagcttacgtccttgcattgtgtcctagctagtagaccaagcttacgtccttgcattgtgtcctagctagtagaccaagcttacgtccttgcattgtgtcctagctagtagaccaagcttacgtccttgcattgtgtcctagctagtagaccaagcttacgtcctagcattgtgtcctagctagtagaccaagcttacgtccttgcattgtgtcctagctagtaggcggtgcgcttacgtccttgcattgtgtcctagctagtagaccaagcttacgtccttgcattgtgtcctagctagtagaccaagcttTAGTTTTTTAAGTTGCGTCTACCTCTAGGTTGTCGAAATTCATGTTGAGGGGCGATTTCAaacttttattatataataattattattataattatattattattattataatataaataattatataactgCTACTTGTAATTATGATAAAAGTAGGTCGATTAGTACCAGTTCAAAGGATACTGTACTTATCACGAATAATTAAACCGGCAATCACATTTAGAAAAACAATTCAAGTATGACTGCCCTCTTATAATTATCCAATTTCACTTACAAAACCAAATAGCTTGCGTTTTCGGCTTATCCGCACTCCTGATTCGCCGTTACGCACACTCCAACATCTTTACTGAATGCATTTCTCATTAAAACTATTATGTACCAGTTATGAAAAATACTACAAACAAAGGCAATTATGCTTTGCGCTACAAACTGACTATCAACAAGTAGTATGTAAATTAGTAAATTGAGAGATATTGATACTGAACGTTATGCCAATTAGAGTTGGCGATCAATAAAGAAATGCTGCTATTATATTGTTCGCATGATAAGTACGATCCAATTTTGTCCAACTCGATTTCTATTTGCATGCATTGTTACTTGTGTTATATGCAGTAAAATGGTTTGGCAGTTCCTAATGAACTCCTAAAACTCTTAGGTCTAGTATTCGTCATCATTCACTTATCGATTAGGCTTCACGGGCAATTCAGCCGGTCGCATCCTGTAGCAATCTTCTATTGTTCATTGCTACTTGAGCGATTTCTAATTTCAAATCTTCATACGGGTCTTGTAGCTgaactaatgaatattcataatatataTTCTTCTTTTGTGTTTGTTGTGAAGGGTTGGTATGGCATGGTATTCGATTGACGATGTATCGAGCGATGTTTCTTTCAACACTGACGTAAATATGTTTGTCTTCTCCTAGTCGAGTGTGAACGCTAAGAAGACCAACGTAACaacacgcgagaaaaatattcacattttattttagattatacTGTTGGATATAACTGTTAGGTAATTAAAGTATATCATTTTGTTGTTccattgaattgaataatggCGGTTTATTGCTACGGATAAGTTCAACTGTTTGCTTATAAACTAAGACGAATATCTCATCTACATTTTTCAAACAGAGCACGTATATATTGATAGAAATAACCAACGCTGGCATATGCACGAAACTATTTTTCCTGCGGAGCAGACGACGAATCTAAAATGGGAAGCGGTTCATcaaagaaaatgaaacaaattgaAAAAGAGGAGAAGGAGAGagcagatataaaaaaaaagaaaaatggcGATGATGGAAGTGATGAAGAAGAAGAGGTGATTGATGAAAAAACtggaaagaagaaaaagaagaaaaaggagaaaacttatttaataaaaactCTTACTGGACACCAGAAAGGAATAAATTGCATGGGTGTAAGCgatgataaaaaatatgttattacCGGTAGTGAGGACCACACAGCCCGAGTGTGGTCAGTAGAACAAGTTAAGCTTCATCACACACTTAAAGGACATAAAGCTTATGTTACATGTTGTCAAATTTTAGAAGGAAGTGCGTATACAGGTAGTGCCGATAAGACAGTGCGAAAATGGTCAGTAAAATCGGGCGAATGTCAAGTGGTTATTGAGGGTCATGGTGCCCCTATAAATCGTCTCATATGTACAGGGGATTTTCTATTCACAAGTTCGTACGACAGAACGGCGATGTGTTGGGACCCGGACGATGGTGAACTGTTGCACATTTTCCGAGGTCATCGCAGAGGTGTTACTCCCATGATGTACATTCCCGCCGAAGATGCCCTTAATGATGACGTTGTGGACATCGAAAGTAACAAAGACATTTTGATCACTGGGGCAGCTGACGGCCTAGCCAAATCGTGGAGCATGGACTCTGGAGATTGTTTGGCTACATTCAAAGGTCATAAAGGAGCAGTATTGTGTTTAAATTCTGACCCAGCTGGTTCAGTATTGTATACTGGAAGCAcggattatacaataaaaagttGGAATATCCACACTGGTGAGATATACAAAACATTCGAGGGGCACCAAGGATCTGTACTATGCATACAGGTAATCTAATTTTTGCAGTCTCTTCTATATGAATACACCGAGACATAACAAGTTTAAGAAATTGTTATAATGACATCGTTCATCATCAACTATTATCATGATTACTTAATACACCGTCATTTGTTTGCTTACAGATGTTCTCTTCACAAAAAAAATTAGTATACATATCATGTTGcttttataatttcatttttcttcTTCAAACGTCCGCGTTTTCATTGCTATAACtacaattgtttaaaataagagaTTTTCCATTATATGCATTATTGTTTTCACAACCATAAAATTATTGATGTTTGACAAATGTTTGGTTAATTGTTGTCTATGTATTATTCATTGTACTGCATTATATCAAACATATTAACCACCTTGTTTGGATACAGTTtggttagattcgagcccaagtaAGCAGCGAGTACTGCACCAACATGATGATAATTGTACCTTTGCGTCAGGAAGCCATCAGCGAGTCTCACCACCAGAgaattacttacttacttacgaTTTGTCGGAAGTGTTCTAAGTAGAACACGTCAGAGTATGGCAAACATCTGGCCAACTCCCTGACGAAGCTAATCCacagtagttaaatacaatttaatgcCAATTTACGCAGATACAAGCGATATCGGTTAAGCGGAAAAAGCGTAACTTGTCTCGCATTAAATCTGTATTTATCCTGAGTGAGTTTGTTTTCGCCCGTCCGCTCTGCGTTTTGTCTAAATGATCATTAGAAATTACATAGATTcttggtttttagtcgcgtgcaaacgcgactctatagcttacaatgtcggtcggttggttggtcgctcggtcggtcggtcggtattcggtcggtcggtaaacactcaAGTTTGCGCACACGATTGCAGCCATGTATGGCCTTGTTCTTTTTCCGCTTatcgctcgtctgtgtaaattggccttataATGTGGCAATGCTTTTATTCCGGTATCGGTCTACTTCGTTTTTGTATAGGCGTCTCTTCTACaaacaatgttttaaatataatttcgAGTTTGAATCAGATGTTGACATTCTCCGTAATGATTAATTCTGGATTTCCTATTTGAGTGGTTTTTAGACAACAGTATTCTGATctcaaataatgtaatttagaTCTCTCCTATTGTTGACCTTTTATCCTTTTTGTTATGTAAAAAGTAAATTGATGCGCAATATGAATGGAATATTTGCAGTTTGTAATACACCCGgctaaaaaaaagagaaaaatataGCATGAATAACGGTGTATgccaaaaatgtctttttatgttaatataaaCACAAATGTTTTCgtttttcagtttcagtttattctccatttaaaataggcctatatgtgaCATAGAGATATAAAACAAAGTAGTGGAAGGAGATTTAGAAAAGCAATACTCATACAAACTTTGTTGCCACCTATAAACACAAAGTAATTATACTGTAACTAAAAGTGTAACATATCGtgaaatatataggcctaattggcCAATTTCCTCTTGTAAAGGCCTAGACACAAACCGGAATATCACGGTGGATATCAACAGAAGTAACatataattcaaatttaaagaaaaccgaaaccacttaatattattaattttatatttagttGTTTGTTTAGGATCACATAATTCATTAAGGTAATTGCAACATCACATAGAAACTACCGagcaaattgtaaatataatttgcAGTATCAAACTAGCAAATGAAATTAgaaaaatgttcatttttataattaatttaaaactatgAATAGGAAGAAATTGATAGATTTGAGCAGATATTTTGTTTCATCTATTTATTTGACCAGAATAATACAATACCATATATCATGAAACATATACAAAATTGAAATCAGATTCAGTTTAAGTGAGTTtgaatatttgtatattattatcaaattagaAACATCTTGTTATTTCTAAAGATTGCTAAACGTTAACAATCTTATTATAAGGAACTATTTGAAAAACCGGTTGTGGTAGAGTAACAAtcgttttaatattaaaaatcacatgcgcataatttacatatttttgacCTCCGCTACAACGTTGAACCGCAATTACcgactttaaaaaaatgacaattttgtAAATACCATTCGATCTTAAACATTAGCTTGGGTGGGAggaaatgtttatatataaatatgccACTCGTTACCTTTACCAAACCTGTcaaataatatgcaaattagattaCTTTAATAGCTATCCACCAATATGCAAATGCTATCAAAGTACCTGATGGACACAGTACATCATCCCATGAAGTTTACCAATAAATAAAGAGAATTATGAGTGGCTACTACGGATTACAATAGTCATAGACGGCTTTCGAAAATCCTTCAGAACAAAAAGCTGCCGTGTAACCATTGAATAGAATCTTTACCGTGCAATAGAACTAATACCGAGCGGTGTACattcaggtgtgttataaagaAACATAATGTGGTGTGCTGTGCTTGTCTGTATTGTCACAACCAGATCATTCTTAATGTCGTTGATAACGAAGGCCATTAAATCCATTAAACAATTATGTTGTCTGGAGAAAGACACAGCTATATTCTTAATCTGTATTGTTCAATCATATTAcatctttatattatattagtttATCTT from Antedon mediterranea chromosome 2, ecAntMedi1.1, whole genome shotgun sequence includes:
- the LOC140040781 gene encoding uncharacterized protein; the encoded protein is MGSGSSKKMKQIEKEEKERADIKKKKNGDDGSDEEEEVIDEKTGKKKKKKKEKTYLIKTLTGHQKGINCMGVSDDKKYVITGSEDHTARVWSVEQVKLHHTLKGHKAYVTCCQILEGSAYTGSADKTVRKWSVKSGECQVVIEGHGAPINRLICTGDFLFTSSYDRTAMCWDPDDGELLHIFRGHRRGVTPMMYIPAEDALNDDVVDIESNKDILITGAADGLAKSWSMDSGDCLATFKGHKGAVLCLNSDPAGSVLYTGSTDYTIKSWNIHTGEIYKTFEGHQGSVLCIQVFSKLMYSGSSDQFAKCWVTEFGDCTRTYIGHKHTVSAIKFYDGLFYTGSGDNQARVFDAKSGTLKRTFKGHEFAINAIAIIDKRLYTASHDGEVRIWDCSDLKIENLGVGDDDDDEEKEKKRLEKEKKKQEKKEKKAKEKEEKKKAKEEKKKQQQQQKQLVTNNNEKNEEEKTKSTEEEENIEDNKEEKESLQEKNNFEKNEKGDDESSMASEKKDSVKADNEDDDDVLDELDDFSDEELDKEVENIDKNMQD